From the genome of Vicia villosa cultivar HV-30 ecotype Madison, WI linkage group LG2, Vvil1.0, whole genome shotgun sequence, one region includes:
- the LOC131646677 gene encoding uncharacterized protein LOC131646677 yields the protein MAIASEPESVRQRLVDRFMSTGNTESLHLWAYNTRPVGAHWLLLAINPIREVVYYLNSVNGEWTNYPAMKDIVDLSIQVFRSQRDAQVSRTKSNNITWIQVQCPQQRNSYDCGYFVLRFMKEILQANQLEIPLTYLDEFRAAGYPRLKLEEIKEDLCQFYIKQFFM from the exons atggcaattgcttcggaaccggaatcagttagacagcgcttagtcgatagattcatgtccaccggcaatacagaaagtctgcatctttgggcgtataatacccgaccagtagg agcacactggttgctgcttgctatcaaccctataagggaagtcgtgtattatctgaattcggtaaatggtgaatggaccaattatccggctatgaaggacatcgttgattt atcaatacaagtgttccgaagtcaacgggacgcacaggtatcccggactaaatcaaacaacattacttggatccaagtgcag tgtccgcaacagcgaaacagttacgattgcggatactttgttttgaggtttatgaaagaaatccttcaggcgaatcaattagagattccgctcacg taccttgacgaattccgtgctgctgggtacccaagacttaagttggaagaaatcaaagaggatttgtgtcaattttatattaagcaatttttcatgtag